A portion of the Pseudoalteromonas luteoviolacea genome contains these proteins:
- a CDS encoding LamG-like jellyroll fold domain-containing protein — MDERKLSLEKCKGFWVGAVYADLNTKTLRKDDLSQPLSELSFSLLLTLVEHQHNPLAAEQLQNKVWQGVVTGNENVKQRISILRKAFLALDEQEHIKNIRGKGYLLAQPVKLDYVDKTLKIWPLVITILLLMLGVAVWASWLYSSAPKVLKSEQYQLAVHAGDSITLANKKSDLAFCLDGFDDYVEAFNSELDIGTGDFSLMTWVKTSSMGQHIIVDKRYEDQVSDVQGYAFYIDDGFLALQLADGDGSWYCQEPDSSCTFYDSKAFVSDGQWHHVAVSIDRDRTKGIRFYLNGQLNSAFDPTGRQGSLSNEMPLRIGSRSSFKTGLFKGAIGEIALHHRVLTPSEIRQQYALGNSRNCSGSGSKGGI; from the coding sequence ATGGATGAAAGAAAGTTAAGTTTAGAAAAATGTAAAGGTTTCTGGGTGGGGGCTGTTTATGCAGATTTAAACACTAAAACTTTACGCAAGGATGATTTGAGTCAACCACTTTCTGAACTCTCATTTTCATTACTTCTAACTTTAGTAGAGCATCAACATAACCCTTTGGCAGCAGAGCAACTTCAAAATAAAGTGTGGCAAGGTGTTGTGACTGGCAATGAAAATGTAAAGCAGCGCATAAGTATTCTTAGGAAAGCCTTTTTAGCTTTGGATGAGCAAGAACACATTAAAAATATCCGAGGTAAAGGTTATCTATTAGCGCAACCGGTTAAGCTTGATTATGTTGATAAAACGCTGAAAATTTGGCCACTTGTAATCACAATTTTACTGCTTATGTTAGGTGTTGCAGTGTGGGCAAGTTGGCTGTATTCATCAGCACCAAAAGTACTCAAAAGTGAGCAATATCAACTTGCTGTTCATGCTGGTGATAGCATTACGTTGGCCAATAAAAAATCAGATCTAGCATTTTGCCTTGATGGTTTTGATGATTATGTAGAGGCGTTTAACTCTGAGCTGGATATCGGTACGGGAGACTTTTCACTCATGACCTGGGTTAAAACATCTTCAATGGGTCAGCATATCATTGTCGATAAGCGTTATGAAGACCAAGTATCTGATGTGCAAGGTTACGCGTTCTATATAGATGATGGGTTTTTAGCACTGCAGTTAGCAGATGGTGATGGGAGCTGGTATTGTCAAGAGCCGGATTCTTCTTGCACGTTTTATGACTCTAAAGCATTTGTCTCTGATGGTCAGTGGCATCATGTTGCTGTCAGCATAGATAGAGATCGCACGAAAGGGATACGTTTTTATCTTAATGGACAGCTTAATAGTGCTTTCGACCCTACTGGGCGTCAAGGCTCATTGAGTAATGAAATGCCACTGAGAATTGGCAGTCGGTCTTCTTTTAAAACGGGACTATTTAAAGGCGCGATCGGTGAAATCGCATTACATCATAGGGTACTTACCCCTTCAGAAATTCGTCAACAGTATGCGTTAGGTAATAGCCGTAACTGTAGCGGCTCTGGAAGTAAAGGCGGGATTTAA
- a CDS encoding S9 family peptidase translates to MKPITTLALSGVLLALASTDSLASTATFKSDDIFALEYAASTQISPDGKKIVYERSSYDIMHDVPKRTLWLYDIAKKSHYPLFADQHNYGQPRWSPDSSKIAFTSNSSGSRQLHVYWVEQDKQAVLTQLPKAIGHITWSPDGEQIAFTMNVPQGKSKFAKSVKLPSKPKGAEWSEPVKIFEKARYQADGRGYLEPAFRHVFVLPANGGTPRQLTKGDFQHRGPLAWSPNNQHIVFSSDQHPEWEYRTTETDLYQVNVTNQTLKQLTDLPGAEYSPTFSVKGDKLAFISRGNAPVPYINNQLTLMSIKDSKLKILTDELDRSVADYQWAGKGDFVIQYDDQGKRVLAAVSTRGKVKPLVDDVSGTTLGRPYVSGNFTMANNGTLAYTQGNSKAPADVAYWRKGKTTTLTQLNQDLLAHRTLGDVHELNYKSSFDGEQIQGWYITPPNFDKSKKYPLLVEIHGGPHLAYGPHFSAELQRYAAEGYVVVYVNYRGSTSYGERFALLLDGKYSSKEDFADHNSAVDALIAKGFIDENNLFIAGGSAGGIATAYAVGLTDRFNAAAITKPVINWISKVLTADSYLGQIRNQFPGLPWENLAHYWQRSPLSLVGNVTTPSLIMTGELDRRTPMSESEQFYQALKLRKVDTVLIRVPGAPHGIAGRPSRMISKIEHTLAWFELYKK, encoded by the coding sequence ATGAAACCAATCACAACTCTTGCCCTAAGTGGTGTATTGCTTGCGCTTGCTTCAACAGACAGTTTAGCTAGCACGGCAACATTTAAATCTGATGACATCTTTGCGCTTGAATACGCAGCCAGCACACAGATAAGCCCCGACGGTAAAAAAATTGTTTATGAACGCAGTAGCTATGACATTATGCACGACGTGCCAAAACGTACGTTATGGTTATACGATATCGCTAAAAAAAGTCACTACCCGCTTTTTGCCGATCAACATAACTACGGCCAACCGCGCTGGTCACCAGATAGCAGTAAAATTGCCTTTACCAGTAACAGCAGCGGGTCTCGCCAACTACACGTATATTGGGTAGAGCAAGATAAACAAGCGGTGCTAACGCAACTGCCAAAAGCCATTGGTCATATCACTTGGTCACCAGATGGAGAGCAAATTGCATTTACAATGAATGTGCCGCAAGGTAAATCTAAGTTTGCAAAATCAGTCAAATTACCAAGTAAACCAAAAGGCGCAGAATGGTCAGAGCCGGTTAAAATCTTTGAAAAAGCCAGATACCAAGCTGATGGACGCGGCTACTTAGAACCAGCGTTTAGACATGTTTTTGTATTACCAGCAAATGGTGGTACCCCCAGACAATTAACCAAAGGTGATTTCCAGCACCGTGGTCCATTGGCTTGGAGTCCAAATAACCAACACATTGTTTTCTCATCTGATCAACACCCTGAGTGGGAATACCGTACAACAGAGACCGATTTATATCAGGTCAACGTTACAAATCAAACTCTAAAGCAACTGACAGACCTCCCTGGTGCGGAATATAGTCCAACCTTCTCTGTCAAAGGCGACAAACTGGCATTCATTAGCCGCGGCAATGCGCCTGTACCATACATCAATAACCAATTGACCTTAATGTCAATCAAAGACAGCAAGCTTAAAATCTTAACTGATGAGCTGGACCGCTCTGTTGCAGATTATCAATGGGCTGGTAAAGGTGACTTTGTTATTCAATATGATGATCAAGGTAAACGAGTCTTAGCGGCGGTTTCTACTCGTGGTAAAGTAAAACCATTAGTTGATGATGTCTCTGGTACAACTCTTGGACGCCCTTATGTCAGTGGCAATTTTACGATGGCAAATAACGGCACACTCGCTTATACCCAAGGCAACAGCAAAGCACCTGCTGATGTTGCCTATTGGCGTAAAGGTAAAACAACCACGCTGACACAGTTAAATCAAGACCTTTTAGCACATAGGACACTGGGTGACGTACACGAACTAAACTACAAATCATCGTTTGATGGCGAGCAAATCCAAGGCTGGTATATTACGCCCCCTAATTTTGATAAGTCCAAAAAGTACCCACTATTAGTAGAGATCCATGGCGGACCACATTTAGCGTACGGCCCGCACTTTAGTGCTGAATTACAACGTTATGCCGCTGAAGGGTATGTTGTAGTTTACGTCAACTACCGAGGCTCAACCAGCTATGGTGAACGCTTTGCACTACTATTAGATGGGAAATACAGCTCCAAAGAAGACTTTGCAGATCACAACTCTGCTGTTGACGCCCTAATTGCAAAAGGCTTTATCGATGAGAACAATCTATTTATCGCCGGCGGCTCTGCTGGCGGTATTGCGACAGCTTATGCAGTAGGTTTAACAGATCGATTCAATGCAGCTGCCATCACCAAACCAGTTATTAACTGGATCAGTAAAGTGCTAACAGCAGATAGCTACCTTGGACAAATCCGTAATCAATTCCCGGGATTGCCATGGGAAAACCTAGCTCACTATTGGCAGCGCTCACCATTATCGCTGGTAGGCAATGTCACCACGCCATCGCTGATCATGACAGGCGAGTTGGACAGACGTACGCCAATGTCTGAGTCCGAACAATTTTACCAAGCATTGAAACTACGTAAAGTTGATACCGTATTGATACGCGTCCCTGGCGCACCACATGGTATCGCAGGACGCCCCTCCCGTATGATTTCAAAAATTGAGCATACACTGGCCTGGTTCGAGCTATATAAAAAGTAG
- a CDS encoding GNAT family N-acetyltransferase has translation MQLVNRLTQSQFNEAYQFLSQRSYWSKGISREKLYVAFENSLCFALVHNKQLIAFARVVTDYATFANLLDVFVLEPYRGVGHGKQLIDAVVTHPQLQGLRRFTLATHDAHTLYRQFGFDDVKAPQYLMERYIHLAPTSQPQPQQ, from the coding sequence ATGCAGCTTGTCAATCGGCTTACACAATCACAGTTTAACGAGGCTTACCAGTTTTTGTCACAGAGAAGCTATTGGAGCAAAGGGATTTCACGAGAAAAATTGTATGTCGCATTTGAAAACTCACTGTGTTTTGCTCTCGTGCACAATAAGCAACTCATTGCATTTGCACGTGTCGTCACAGACTACGCTACATTCGCCAATTTACTGGATGTATTTGTATTAGAGCCATATAGAGGAGTTGGACATGGCAAGCAGCTCATTGATGCAGTAGTCACACATCCTCAGCTACAAGGGTTGAGACGGTTTACACTGGCAACACATGACGCACATACTCTGTATCGCCAATTTGGCTTTGACGATGTTAAAGCGCCTCAGTATTTAATGGAGCGTTACATACATTTGGCACCCACATCGCAGCCACAACCCCAGCAATAA
- a CDS encoding LysE family translocator: MPLVELFTLFPALVLFSFAASITPGPNNILLTYSGSQFGIKKTLPHIVGIRAGMTIIHIAMLMGLGHLVLANPQLHLTFKLLATGYIVYLAYKVAFNHKGPSKLQQQNQPLSFMQGALFQLINPKTMATLLSLTTALTLPGDYYWHSAILGVLVFNVVALGSGLSWTYFGKMLSKKLQNQKHMRRFNYVMASLLLACLPLIHINTL; the protein is encoded by the coding sequence TTGCCATTGGTCGAACTATTTACCCTATTTCCTGCATTGGTATTATTCAGCTTTGCTGCTTCTATCACGCCAGGACCAAATAATATTTTACTCACCTACTCGGGCTCTCAGTTTGGTATAAAAAAAACCCTCCCACATATTGTTGGGATCCGAGCTGGCATGACCATTATTCATATCGCTATGTTGATGGGCTTGGGACACCTTGTATTGGCAAATCCTCAATTACATTTAACGTTTAAACTGTTAGCTACTGGTTACATCGTTTACTTGGCCTATAAAGTTGCATTTAATCACAAGGGCCCCAGTAAGCTGCAGCAACAGAACCAGCCACTTTCCTTTATGCAAGGCGCTTTATTTCAACTGATAAACCCCAAAACAATGGCGACTCTTCTCTCCTTAACCACCGCATTAACTCTACCTGGCGATTACTATTGGCACTCAGCCATACTTGGTGTTCTGGTCTTTAACGTGGTTGCTTTAGGCAGTGGTTTAAGTTGGACTTACTTTGGTAAAATGCTCAGTAAAAAACTGCAAAATCAAAAGCATATGCGTAGGTTTAACTATGTCATGGCCAGCTTATTGCTCGCTTGTTTGCCACTTATTCATATCAATACTTTATAG
- a CDS encoding PLP-dependent aminotransferase family protein, whose translation MNTIWEPDGELFLRLAATKPKYMALAELIEQSIDNKQLTFDQRLPAQRTLADALQITHGTVTRAYVLLELRGYVRAKLGAGTYVSKDNSLLHELQVSDLAASVQPLMGQDSIIAKAMQDLSQSHTELAELMTYKLNGLPRHQRFFRDWLLQRGFACEQHDVIFTQGAQQGIYSCLSTLCEPGDLVIHETLTYPGFFKACNNLRLCTKGVALNEQGIDLVQLESICQSQPVKAIYITPNCQNPTNVRYSEETLQALLALSRKYHFFILEDDVNYCLPENWRLPLWQKAPDRVFYLASFSKYFSGGLRAGYMLTPLLWQQQVINTVHAQCWSVSMMNFELMMRALQSKEYQYNQCKLEEELRYRQECFDKVLRQYGFEAAFFGLNICWHLPDNLNMHYVAGQFKAQSVEVRTLDVFASPHEICDINGIRFTLGGPTTREAFEFAMARVDKVLQDLLVSSDVVI comes from the coding sequence ATGAATACAATTTGGGAACCCGATGGGGAACTCTTTTTGCGACTGGCCGCAACCAAACCAAAATACATGGCATTAGCAGAGTTGATTGAGCAGTCAATAGACAACAAACAATTGACATTTGATCAGCGTCTTCCAGCACAGAGGACATTGGCGGATGCTTTGCAAATAACGCATGGTACGGTGACCAGAGCTTATGTTCTGCTTGAGCTAAGAGGCTATGTTAGAGCAAAATTAGGCGCTGGTACTTATGTGTCTAAAGATAATAGTTTGCTCCATGAGCTACAGGTCAGTGATTTGGCAGCCAGTGTGCAACCTTTGATGGGACAAGACAGTATTATTGCAAAAGCGATGCAGGACCTATCACAAAGCCATACGGAACTTGCTGAGTTAATGACCTATAAGCTCAATGGTCTGCCAAGACATCAGCGGTTTTTCCGAGACTGGTTGTTGCAGCGTGGGTTTGCGTGTGAACAGCACGATGTTATTTTTACTCAAGGCGCTCAGCAGGGGATCTATAGTTGCTTATCTACTTTGTGTGAACCGGGAGATTTAGTGATACATGAAACCCTGACTTATCCAGGTTTTTTTAAAGCGTGTAACAACTTACGATTATGTACTAAAGGCGTGGCGTTAAATGAACAAGGCATCGATTTGGTACAACTTGAGTCTATTTGCCAAAGCCAACCAGTCAAAGCAATTTATATTACGCCGAATTGTCAAAACCCAACTAATGTGCGCTACAGCGAAGAAACACTGCAAGCTCTATTGGCATTGAGCCGCAAGTATCACTTTTTTATTCTTGAAGACGATGTGAATTACTGTTTGCCTGAAAATTGGCGTTTGCCTTTGTGGCAAAAAGCCCCTGATCGAGTTTTTTATTTGGCTAGTTTTTCTAAGTACTTTAGCGGTGGGCTACGCGCTGGCTATATGTTGACCCCCTTATTATGGCAGCAGCAAGTGATCAACACCGTTCATGCTCAGTGCTGGTCGGTATCGATGATGAACTTTGAATTGATGATGCGTGCATTGCAAAGCAAAGAGTATCAGTATAATCAGTGTAAGTTAGAAGAGGAGCTCCGTTACCGACAGGAGTGTTTTGATAAGGTGCTTAGACAGTATGGTTTTGAAGCGGCTTTTTTTGGTTTGAATATATGTTGGCACCTGCCAGATAATTTAAATATGCACTATGTAGCAGGCCAGTTTAAAGCGCAGTCAGTTGAAGTGCGCACACTAGATGTGTTTGCATCTCCCCATGAAATTTGCGATATAAATGGCATTCGATTTACACTTGGTGGGCCTACTACTAGAGAAGCATTTGAGTTTGCTATGGCCCGGGTTGACAAGGTATTACAAGATCTATTGGTCAGTTCCGATGTGGTAATATGA
- a CDS encoding RidA family protein has translation MSITRKHTNQRMSRIVIHNDTIYLCGQVCKDATQGIKEQTQTMLDKVDALLEEANSDKKHILSATVYISDMQYFAQMNEVWDAWVPEGHAPARACVQAAMARPELLVEVSVVAAVKKD, from the coding sequence ATGAGCATAACTCGTAAACATACTAACCAGCGTATGAGCCGCATTGTAATACACAATGATACTATTTATCTGTGCGGGCAAGTGTGTAAAGACGCAACACAAGGTATTAAAGAGCAAACACAAACCATGCTCGACAAAGTAGATGCCTTACTTGAAGAAGCAAACAGTGACAAAAAACACATATTAAGTGCAACAGTCTACATCAGTGACATGCAATATTTCGCACAGATGAACGAAGTGTGGGATGCATGGGTGCCTGAAGGGCATGCACCGGCGAGAGCCTGTGTGCAAGCGGCTATGGCAAGACCTGAGTTACTGGTTGAAGTTTCCGTTGTCGCAGCGGTTAAAAAAGACTAA
- the pbpC gene encoding penicillin-binding protein 1C, which translates to MTLKKILFIALSTLLFIVMTAIVWHTSNPLPPIYPDGPATLIKASDNRTLRSFGDKQGVHRYHATLAEVSPFYLQALLHYEDRWFYHHYGVNPFSLLRAAGQWIKHGRVISGGSTITMQVARLIDPHARTISGKLHQIARAVQLEWYFSKEEILTFYLNLAPFGGNIEGIAAASNRYFGKAPLQLTKNEAALLVVLPQKPSRYRPDRFPTKAEAMRNKVLKRLYQGTLLDSEQYRLLIKERVNLHADKQPLLAPLLARYLKQRYPHKHKLRTTIDYSLQKRLSILLHQTSQRLPHKASAALVILHNPSAQIRAYQGSVNFRDASRFAHVDMVRATRSPGSTLKPFIYAQALDLGLIHSKSLLSDIPADFDGYKPQNLNGAFSGPVSAQHALQKSLNVPTIQLLNRITPLRFEQNLERAGIHLSHQQANLSVGLGGTGTQLLTLAKLYRSLASEGHIAPLNVLKDVPNKSTSVQILSPQSSWITFKMLSAQSAPDRVVPSVRRQIAWKTGTSYGYRDFWAVGVSHDYTVAVWVGRPDASPMLGYLGATQAAPLMFDAFDLLPPDQRLLTQPTSVTNTLICWPSGLALEHIPNNRCESQHHALTINHMTPPSMDIYGDFTTNMSWPEKLAHWLKNKHINNSAAALHNSSQPAPNYSIAITSLRNGQHYYRSQLSTLTLTSTHPAQVSWFVNHEPITEPQIKLSQYLGETTVSACIDAQCDKQTIYIHP; encoded by the coding sequence ATGACGCTTAAAAAAATCCTATTTATCGCTTTATCAACATTGTTATTCATCGTGATGACCGCGATCGTTTGGCACACAAGCAACCCGTTACCCCCCATTTATCCAGATGGCCCAGCTACACTGATTAAGGCCAGTGACAACCGTACTTTACGATCATTTGGTGATAAACAGGGTGTTCATCGCTATCATGCCACCCTCGCAGAAGTAAGCCCTTTCTATTTACAAGCCTTGTTACATTACGAAGACCGATGGTTTTACCACCACTACGGGGTGAACCCTTTTTCTTTGCTGCGCGCGGCTGGACAATGGATAAAACATGGTCGTGTGATTTCTGGAGGCTCAACCATCACCATGCAAGTAGCCCGTCTTATCGACCCTCATGCTAGAACTATTTCTGGCAAACTGCACCAAATCGCCAGAGCAGTTCAATTAGAGTGGTATTTTAGTAAAGAGGAAATACTCACCTTTTACCTAAACCTTGCGCCATTTGGCGGTAATATCGAAGGCATTGCAGCAGCCTCAAACCGATATTTTGGCAAAGCACCTCTACAACTCACTAAAAACGAAGCCGCATTGCTGGTTGTTCTGCCGCAAAAACCCTCGCGCTATCGCCCAGACCGCTTCCCTACTAAGGCAGAAGCTATGCGCAATAAAGTTTTAAAGCGCCTTTATCAAGGCACTTTACTCGATTCGGAACAATATCGCCTACTCATCAAAGAGCGCGTTAACCTTCACGCAGATAAGCAACCACTCCTAGCCCCTTTGCTTGCACGTTACCTCAAACAACGCTATCCGCACAAACACAAGCTCCGCACCACGATAGATTATTCATTACAAAAGCGTCTGTCGATATTACTACACCAAACCAGTCAACGCTTGCCACATAAAGCCTCGGCCGCCCTGGTGATTTTACATAACCCCAGTGCACAGATCCGCGCTTACCAAGGATCAGTTAATTTTCGCGATGCAAGTCGATTTGCCCACGTCGATATGGTGCGCGCAACACGTTCTCCAGGCTCAACCTTAAAGCCTTTTATTTACGCTCAAGCATTGGATTTAGGCCTAATCCACAGTAAAAGTTTGCTCAGCGATATCCCCGCAGACTTTGATGGCTATAAACCGCAAAACTTAAATGGTGCCTTCAGTGGACCTGTCAGTGCGCAGCATGCACTGCAAAAATCGCTTAATGTGCCTACGATTCAACTGCTCAATCGCATTACGCCACTTCGATTTGAGCAGAATTTGGAGCGGGCAGGTATTCACCTTTCTCATCAACAAGCCAATCTATCTGTAGGTCTAGGGGGAACAGGTACCCAATTACTTACACTTGCAAAACTGTATCGTTCGCTAGCAAGTGAGGGTCATATCGCCCCCTTGAACGTGCTCAAAGATGTACCAAACAAATCAACGTCAGTACAGATTTTAAGCCCACAAAGTAGTTGGATAACCTTTAAAATGCTCAGTGCACAAAGTGCCCCAGATCGCGTCGTACCCTCTGTGCGTCGTCAAATTGCATGGAAAACAGGCACAAGTTATGGCTATCGAGATTTCTGGGCTGTGGGTGTGAGCCATGATTATACCGTCGCAGTCTGGGTAGGCCGCCCAGATGCAAGCCCGATGCTTGGTTACCTTGGCGCAACTCAAGCCGCCCCTCTGATGTTCGATGCTTTTGATTTGCTGCCACCAGACCAGCGACTTTTAACGCAACCTACCTCAGTAACAAACACTCTCATTTGCTGGCCAAGTGGATTAGCGCTGGAGCACATACCAAATAATCGATGCGAATCTCAGCACCATGCGCTTACTATCAACCATATGACACCACCTAGTATGGATATTTATGGCGACTTTACGACAAACATGAGCTGGCCAGAAAAGCTCGCCCATTGGCTTAAAAACAAGCACATTAATAATAGCGCGGCCGCATTACACAATTCATCTCAACCTGCTCCTAATTACTCCATTGCCATCACCTCTTTGAGGAATGGTCAACACTACTATCGCTCTCAACTTAGTACCCTGACTTTAACGTCTACACACCCAGCGCAGGTAAGCTGGTTTGTTAACCATGAGCCCATTACCGAGCCACAAATCAAACTGAGTCAATATTTAGGCGAAACCACAGTGTCCGCCTGTATTGACGCGCAATGCGATAAACAGACTATCTATATACACCCCTGA